In Juglans regia cultivar Chandler chromosome 13, Walnut 2.0, whole genome shotgun sequence, the following proteins share a genomic window:
- the LOC109008675 gene encoding pyruvate dehydrogenase E1 component subunit alpha-1, mitochondrial-like, which produces MALAHLTSSSSRSNLLKPIFAALSSTPSLRRPISSAAAGDSSTLTIETSVPFTAHQCEAPSRLVDTTPEELLTFFRNMATMRRMEIAADSLYKAKLIRGFCHLYDGQEAVAVGMEAAITKKDSIITAYRDHCTYLARGGTLLEVFSELMGRQAGCSRGKGGSMHFYKKEAGFYGGHGIVGAQVPLGCGLAFAQKYSKDGTVAFALYGDGAANQGQLFEALNIAALWDLPAILVCENNHYGMGTAEWRAAKSPAYYKRGDYAPGLKVDGMDVLAVKQACKFAKEHALKNGPIILEMDTYRYHGHSMSDPGSTYRTRDEISGVRQERDPVERVRKLVLSHDLATEKELKDMEKEIRKKVDEAIAQAKESPMPDPSELFTNVYVKGFGVEAFGPDRKEVRALLL; this is translated from the exons ATGGCTCTAGCGCACCTAACCTCATCCTCATCTCGCTCCAATCTCCTGAAGCCCATTTTCGCCGCCTTATCTTCCACTCCATCTCTCCGCCGTCCGATCTCCTCAGCCGCCGCCGGCGACAGCAGCACCCTCACCATAGAAACCTCCGTGCCCTTCACCGCCCATCAATGCGAGGCGCCGTCGCGCTTAGTGGACACCACCCCGGAGGAGCTCCTCACCTTCTTCCGCAACATGGCAACGATGCGGCGCATGGAAATCGCTGCAGACTCTCTCTACAAGGCCAAGTTGATCCGCGGGTTCTGCCACCTCTACGACGGCCAGGAAGCTGTGGCCGTGGGCATGGAGGCCGCGATCACTAAGAAGGATAGCATCATCACCGCCTATCGCGACCATTGTACCTACCTTGCCCGCGGTGGGACCCTCCTCGAGGTTTTCTCCGAGCTCATGGGCCGCCAGGCTGGGTGCTCCAGAGGGAAGGGAGGGTCTATGCACTTCTATAAGAAGGAGGCTGGGTTTTATGGCGGTCACGGTATAGTCGGGGCTCAGGTACCGCTAGGTTGTGGCTTGGCCTTCGCGCAGAAGTACTCTAAAGATGGGACTGTGGCGTTCGCGTTGTACGGTGACGGTGCGGCTAATCAGGGCCAGCTGTTCGAGGCCTTGAATATAGCTGCGCTTTGGGATTTGCCGGCGATTCTGGTCTGCGAGAACAATCATT ATGGTATGGGAACGGCAGAATGGAGAGCGGCAAAGAGTCCGGCCTATTACAAGCGTGGGGATTATGCTCCTGGATTGAAG GTTGATGGCATGGATGTCCTTGCTGTGAAACAGGCATGCAAATTTGCCAAGGAGCATGCTTTGAAGAATGGGCCAATT ATTCTTGAAATGGACACTTACAGGTACCATGGCCATTCCATGTCTGATCCTGGTAGCACCTACCGCACTCGCGATGAGATTTCTGGTGTGAGACAG GAGCGTGATCCAGTTGAAAGAGTAAGAAAACTGGTATTATCTCATGATCTAGCTACTGAAAAGGAGCTGAAG GATATggagaaagaaataagaaaaaaagttgatgaAGCCATTGCTCAAGCCAAG GAAAGCCCAATGCCCGATCCTTCCGAACTCTTTACCAATGTATATGTGAAAGGTTTTGGAGTCGAG GCATTTGGACCAGATAGGAAAGAAGTGAGAGCTTTGCTTCTATAA
- the LOC109008661 gene encoding uncharacterized protein LOC109008661 — protein sequence MEAYDGSKDSLEHLETFKVHMTLHGFPSEVASRAFPLTLKRVARPWFGSLWPGTVGSFNELARLFLTQFMASRTRRRPAAYLLTVKQRDDKSLKSYLSRFNKERMTMDDQDEKITLAALLGGIWPRNPFMTEITRKTPATLREFMDRADGYINGEDTLRVLTAPSRSDLESADKKTAD from the coding sequence ATGGAAGCATATGATGGGTCAAAGGATTCGTTGGAACACCTAGAGACATTCAAGGTCCATATGACTCTCCACGGCTTCCCTAGTGAGGTAGCAAGTAGAGCTTTTCCCCTCACTTTGAAGAGAGTAGCACGACCGTGGTTTGGGTCCCTATGGCCTGGAACTGTGGGTAGCTTCAACGAGCTAGCACGTCTCTTCCTAACACAGTTCATGGCCAGCCGAACAAGGAGGAGACCAGCGGCTTACCTTTTGACTGTTAAACAAAGGGACGACAAGAGCCTCAAGTCATATCTCTCCCGCTTTAACAAGGAACGAATGACAATGGATGACCAAGATGAAAAGATCACCTTGGCCGCCTTGTTAGGAGGAATCTGGCCCCGTAACCCCTTTATGACGGAAATAACCCGAAAGACCCCAGCCACTCTAAGGGAGTTTATGGACCGCGCTGACGGTTACATAAACGGCGAAGATACTCTCCGAGTGTTAACTGCCCCCAGTAGGAGTGACTTGGAGAGTGCAGATAAAAAGACAGCAGACTAG